A section of the Babylonia areolata isolate BAREFJ2019XMU chromosome 1, ASM4173473v1, whole genome shotgun sequence genome encodes:
- the LOC143281311 gene encoding UDP-glucuronosyltransferase 2B9-like, translating into MSMTAVTVVSVLTLACALHVLECRVVVTIPFPYTSHTKYHTNVARLLAKKGHVVWVAVPTYILEKRYLDTSGFNIIPYDTAPYLERDTQNVLSRSYFEQNQIHFFEFLKICGTIFDVLLKNESFIATIEQKYPDLIVIDNIPMFYAMSIIPYRLGVPFAFLGSVYYAPMLRVPFSPADVPISLFPYNNNMTFFQRLHNTLYYMLFAVYNPSFPVDAVAKYAPEMVYLPLNILANEAEVFLVELDHVLDYPRPTLPNVKLIGGTATGPAKALSPEFQSFMDSAKEGVVIVSFGSYVLGLPKHISDKILQVLLQLPMKSVFRSNLTSPDPKKILTAPWIPQNDLLGHPHTKVFVSHCGKNGQYEALYHAVPIVATPLFVDQSYNAERARVKGFAEVLDLNTCTAEQMGSSILTVANEPRYKQAVVKRSRLFRELYGLPMETAAYWLDHVMEYGGDYMRSAGQQMPLYQYVLLDVFFFILAVLALVVGFVCVFCKIICMYLRKKKMKTE; encoded by the coding sequence ATGTCCATGACAGCAGTGACTGTGGTCAGCGTGTTGACACTGGCCTGCGCATTGCACGTGTTGGAATGCCGAGTGGTGGTGACCATTCCCTTCCCCTACACCAGCCACACCAAATACCACACCAACGTTGCACGGCTTCTGGCCAAGAAAGGACATGTTGTGTGGGTCGCCGTGCCCACCTACATTCTGGAAAAACGCTACCTGGACACGTCTGGTTTCAACATCATTCCATATGACACCGCACCTTATctggagagagatacacagaacgTGTTGAGTCGAAGCTATTTTGAACAGAACCAAATACACTTCTTCgaatttttaaaaatctgtggAACTATATTTGACGTCTTGTTGAAAAACGAATCATTCATAGCAACTATCGAGCAGAAATATCCAGACTTGATAGTGATTGACAACATTCCCATGTTCTATGCCATGAGTATCATTCCATATCGACTGGGGGTTCCGTTTGCTTTTCTAGGCTCCGTCTATTATGCACCAATGCTGAGAGTGCCTTTCTCACCAGCTGATGTCCCTATCAGCCTCTTCCCATACAACAACAATATGACCTTCTTCCAAAGGCTTCACAACactctgtattatatgctttttGCTGTGTACAATCCTTCTTTTCCTGTCGATGCTGTGGCAAAGTATGCACCAGAAATGGTGTATTTACCTTTGAACATATTAGCAAATGAAGCTGAGGTATTTCTAGTGGAACTAGACCACGTACTGGATTACCCCAGACCGACACTGCCCAATGTCAAACTGATTGGTGGCACAGCAACAGGACCAGCCAAAGCCCTGTCACCTGAGTTCCAATCCTTCATGGACAGTGCCAAGGAGGGTGTAGTGATTGTATCCTTTGGCAGCTACGTGCTCGGCCTTCCAAAGCACATCAGTGACAAGATCCTGCAGGTTCTGCTGCAGCTGCCCATGAAGTCAGTCTTCAGGTCTAACCTGACATCTCCCGATCCCAAGAAGATCCTAACAGCACCGTGGATACCTCAGAATGACCTGCTGGGTCATCCACACACCAAAGTGTTTGTCAGTCACTGTGGGAAGAACGGTCAGTACGAGGCCCTATACCACGCTGTTCCTATCGTGGCCACACCTCTCTTCGTTGACCAGTCTTACAATGCAGAACGTGCTCGAGTGAAAGGTTTTGCTGAGGTACTGGACCTTAACACATGCACAGCTGAGCAGATGGGGTCCAGCATTCTGACAGTTGCCAACGAACCAAGGTACAAACAGGCTGTTGTTAAACGTTCCCGTCTGTTCAGAGAGTTGTACGGACTTCCCATGGAGACGGCAGCGTACTGGTTGGATCACGTGATGGAATATGGTGGTGACTACATGCGTTCTGCCGGCCAACAAATGCCGCTCTATCAGTATGTGCTGCtggatgtcttcttcttcatccttgcTGTACTGGCACTGGTTGTTGGTTTCGTTTGTGTTTTCTGCAAAATCATCTGTATGTATCTtcgaaaaaagaagatgaaaacagaATGA